GTCGATCCTGAGCCTGGGCGTGCTGGTGGGACTGCGGGCCCTGGGAGGATGGAGGTGATCCGGGCCGAGGGGCTCACCGTACGGTTCGGGGGCTTCGTGCTCCGGAGCATCGACCTGGCCGTGGCTCCGGGGGAGAGCTTCTTCGTCCTCGGCCCGTCCGGAGCCGGGAAGACCCTCCTTTTGGAGGCCCTCCTGGGGATCCGCAGGCCCCAAGCCGGCCGGGTGCTCCTGGACGGCCGGGACGCCACCGACCTGCCCCCCGAGGCCCGGAACGTTGCCTACGTGCCCCAAGACCTCGCCCTGTTCCCCCATCTCTCGGTCCGCGAGAACATCCTGTTCGGCCTTCGCGCCCGGGGCCAGCGGGTCTCCGGAGTGGAGGAGCGGCTGCGGCACTGGGTCGAGCTGCTGGACCTGGGCCGGGTGATCGAGCGCGAGGACGTGCGCACCCTGTCGGGCGGGGAGCGACAGAGGGTGGCCCTGGCCCGGGCCCTGGTCACCGAGCCCCGGGTGATCTTCCTGGACGAGCCGTTCTCCGCCCTGGACGCCGCCCTGCGCCGGCGGCTGCAGGTGGAGTTCCGGCACCTCCAGCGCCGGCTGGGGGTGACCGTGGTCCAGGTGACCCACGACCCGGAAGAGGCGTTCCTGATGGCCGACCGGATGGCCATCCTGATGGCCGGCCGGATCGAGCAGACCGGCCGGCCGGCCGAGCTCTACAACCGGCCGGCCAACCTGCGGGTGGCCCGGTTCCTCATGCTCCAGAACCTGTTTCCGGCCACCGCCGGGCCGGTGGGTGACGACGGCTACCAACGGCTCCGCATCCACGGGCTGGCCCGGGAGCTCCTGGCCGCGCCGGACCCGCGCTTCCCCGAAGGGGCTCCCGTGGTGGTGGGCATCCGGCCCGAGGAGGTGATCCTCGTCCCGCCCGACCGGCCTCCGGCCCCCGAGCGGCAGAAAAACCTGCTCCGGGCCGAGATCCTGGAATGGGTCGACCTCGGCCACTCCCGCCTGCTGAGGCTTCGCGTCGAGAGCCTTACCCTGGACGCCTGGCTCAACATCCGGGCGGCCCGGGAGTACCCCATGGAGCCGGGCCGAAAGGTCTGGTGCCACGTGCGGCCCTGGAGCTTCTGCCTGCTGCCGCCCGAAACGCCGGACGGATAGATGGGTCGATCACTGGTACATCAGCCGGGGGAGGAAGGTGATGATGCCGGGGAGGGCGATCAGGGAGAGGGTGCCCAGGACCAGGGCGATCAGGAACGGCATCACCCCCCGGAAGATCGTCTGCAGGGGGATGTCGCGGGCCACGCCGTTCACCACGTACACGTTGATGCCCACGGGCGGGGTGATCACCCCCATCTGGCCGACCAACACGATGATCACCCCGAACCAGATCAGGTCGTAGCCCAGGTCGGTGACGATGGGGGCGAAGATGGGGATGGTGAGCATCACGAGCGCCATGGCGTCGATGAAGCACCCCGCCACCAGGTAGATGCCCACGATCGCGGCCATGATCAGCCATCCCGGCAGGGGCAGACCACCCACCCACGAGGCCAGCTCGAACGGCAACCGGGTCACGGCCAGGAAGTGGCCGAAGATCGTGGCTCCGGCGATCAGCAGGAGCACCATGCACGAGGTGCGAACGGTCTCGTACAGGGACTTCACGATGCCGGGCCAGGAGATCTGGCGCCGGACCAGGGCCAGCACGAGGATCAGGAACGCCCCCACCGCCCCGGCCTCGGTGGGCGTGAAGAACCCCAGGAACAGCCCGCTCATCACCAGCACGAACACGAGCAGGGTCTCCCACAGCTCCAGCAGGGACAGGAGCCGCACCCTCCAGGGCAGGCGCTCGCCGGCCGGGGCATGGTCGGGATGGCGTCGGCAGTAGACCCAGATGGCCCCGAGGAACCACAGGGTCATGTACAGCGCCGGCACCACGCCGGCCACGAACAGGGCCCCGATGGACTGCTCGGTCAGGATGCCGTAGACGATCAGGAGCACCGACGGGGGCATGAGCATGCCCAGCCCGCCCCCGGCGGCCACGCTGCCCGCGGCCAGGCCCGGGTCGTAGCCGTATCGGCGCATCTCGGGCAGGCCCACCACGGCCATGGTGGCGGCCGTGGCCGGGCTCGACCCGCACACCGTGCCGAAGGCGGTGCAGGCGGCCACGGTGGCCGCGGCCAGCCCGCCTCGGGCGCCCCCCAGCACCTTGTAGGCGCAGTCGTAGAGCCGGCGGCTGATGCCGGCGTTGTAGGCGATCTGCCCCATCAGGATGAACAGGGGGATCACGGTGAGCCCCTCGGACGTGAACACCCCCCAGATGTCGCGGGCGGTCAGGTTCAGGGCCGCGGCAGGGTTCACCATGTACCCGAACCCGGCCACGCCGATCAGGGTCATCACGTAGGCCACCGGCATTCCGGTGAAGAAGCACGCCACCAGGACGAGGATCCCCGCCACCCCCACGGCCATGGGGCTCATGGCGCGTCTCCCTGCGATCGCCCGATCACCTTTCGGACGGAGGCGATCACGTCCAGCCCATAGACGAGGGCGAACAGGAAGAAGGCCACGGCGATCAGGTAGATCACGGGGTAGGTGGGGATCCGCAGGGTCATCGAGACCTCACCGGCCCGCCGCATGGTGGTGCCGTACTCCCACATCTGCACCCCGATCACGAAGAACAGGGCGGTGCCCACGCTACCGGTGACCAGGTCCACCGCGGCCCGGGGCCGCTCCCCCAGCCGCATGACCACGAGCTCCACCCCCACGTGGGCCCGGGCCCGGTGGGCGTAGGGCATGGAGAACGCCAGGGCCATGGAGGCCAGCATCCCCGTGACCTCCACCGCGCCCAGCACGGGACGGCCGAGCGCCCGGCCCACCACGTCGGCGCAGGTGAGCAGCATCATCCCGGCCAGGCACGCCGCACTCAGCGCGTTGGCCGCCTCTGTGACCTTCTGGACGAGGTCTCGTGCCACGGGGATCGCCTCCGGTTCGGGGCTGCCGGGCGGGCGCCGCCGGGCGCCCGGCACTCATACCCAGTTGCGTTCAAAGCTATCGGCCCCCCGAACGGTGGGGCAAGGGTCCTGCCGGAGAGCCGGGCGCGGCCCCTGCGCGGCGAATCTCAGTGCCTGGCTTCGCGCCCGGCCGGAGGCAGATCCCTTGCCCCGCCCCCGGCTGGGTATCCTGATGGAGGGCAACTTGGCATGAGTGCCGGATAAGGGGGGTCACTGGTACTTCTTCAGCACGGTGCGCACGATCTCCACGGCCTTGCGGCCCGGCAGCCCCCGGGCCTCTTTCTCCTTCACGTACTCCTCGATCACCGGCTCCACCGCCCTCTTCCACCGGGCCGCCTCGTTCGGCGAGAGCTCCACCAGGTGACCGCCCTGCTTCTCCAGATAGTACTTCCTGCCCTCCTCGTCGATCTGGTCCCAGGCCGCGGCGGTCTTGGCGATCCACTCCTGGCTGACCTGATCGATCACCTTCTTGGCCTTGTCGGACAGGGCGTTCCACTTGTCCTTGTTCATCACCACGAAGAAGCCCGAGGTGTAGGCCATGGAGTAGTTGAGGGTCGTGTACTTCACCACCTCACCCAGGCGCCAGCCCCGCAGGGCCTCCATGGGGAACAGGCCGCCGTCCACCACCCCCTTGGACAGGGCCTGGTAGGTCTCGGGCATGGGCATGGCCACCGGGGTCCCTCCCAGGGCCTTCACGATCTTCGCGGCGAACCCGGTGGCGCGGAACTTGAGCCCACGCAGGTCCTCCAGGCTGCGCACCGCCTTGGACCGGCTGTTGAGCAGCCCGGGGCCGTGGGCGTGGAGGTAGAGCACCTTCACGTCGTCCAGCTCCTTGGGCCGAAGCTGCCGGTACACCTCGTTGATCGCCTCGGTGGCCGCCTTGGCGTTGGGGTACCCGAACGGCAGGTCCACGGCCTCCATCACCGGGAACCGGCCCGGGGTGTACCCGAACAGCGACAGGGCCACGTCCGAGATGCCGCTCACCACTCCGTCGTAGGCCTGCTTCCCTTTGGTGAGGGTCTGGCCCGGGAAGTACTGGAACGTGACCTCGCCGTTGGTGCGCTTCTCGATCTCCTTGCACCAGGCCTCGGCCAGCTTGCTGTGGACGTGGCTCGGGGGGAACAGGTTGCTGTAGGTCAGCGTGACCCCGGCCCACGCGGCGACGGGGAACCAGAGGACCAGGGCGACGGGAATCCAGGCGGCTCGAAACCGGTTTCTCATGACGCTCCTCCTTTCCGGGTGGTCCGGCAGACGAGGCTGCCGGGTGGACAGGGGCCTCGGCCGGGAAACGCGGAGATTTTGGAACGCGATTACCCCCGCCGAAGCCGCAAAACCGGGACGTTTCGTGCAACCGCAGAGAGAAACACGGCATAAACAAAACAAGGTTCTACATTATGCCCGGTCCCGGAAGGGCCGTCAATGCAGATCGTGGGGGGCAGGGAGCGATGAGGCTCCCCGAAGGGCGGGTCAGGAGGGAGGGGGATGTCGAGGCAGCGTCACGGTGACCCGGGTGCCGTGGCCGGGCCGGCTCTCGATGCGCAGCCCCCCGCCCAGGAGCTCGGCGAGGTGCTTGACGATGGCGAGGCCCAGGCCGGTGCCGCCCGTGGCCCGGGACCGGGCGGGGTCCACCCGGTAGAACCGCTCGGTCACCCGGGGGATCTCGTGGTCCGGGATGCCGATGCCGGTGTCCTCCACCGCAAAGGTCACGGTGTCGGCGTCGGCGGACACCTCGGCCCACACCCGCCCCCCCCGGGGGGTGTAGCGCACCCCGTTCTGTACCAGGTTCACCAGGATTGACTCGACCTTGTCGGTGTCCAGGTCCGCGGGGACCTCGGCCGGCGGCACCCGGGCCTCCAGGTTCACCCCGGCCTTCTCGGCCTCGGCCCGGAACATCTCCACGACCTGCCGCACCGGCTCCCGGGCGTCGAGGGGGGCGAGGCGAACCGGGGCGCCCCCGGCCTCGATCCGGGCCAGGTCCGACACGTCCCGCAGCAGCGCCTCCAGCCGGAGGGCGTTGCGGTGGATCGCCTCGACGAACCGCAGGGCCGCCTTCGGGTCGCCCAGGGCGGTGTGACGCAGGGTCTCGGCCGCCCCCCGGATCGCGGTAAGCGGTGTCCGCAGCTCGTGGCCCAGGTTGGCCACGAAGTCGGTGCGCATCCGCTCCAGCTCGTGCTGGCGGGTCACGTCGCGCAGCACCACCAGGGTGCCCGGACGGCCGGCCTCGTCCGGGAACGGCACGAACCGCACCAGCAGCCGGCAGGGAGGGTCGGGCCAGTCCACGGCCACCGGCTCTGCGGCGGCCTCGGGATGCCGGCTCCACCGGTCCAGGGCCTCGAGCAGGTCCGGGTGGCGAAGGACCTCGGGGCCGGTGTGGGCGGTGGGGTCGTCACCGAGGCGGAGGATGTGTCGGGCGGCGGGGTTGGCCAGACGGACCCGGCCGTCCCCGCCCAGCACCAGCACCCCGTCGGGCAGGTGCTCCAGCAAGGCCTGGAGCCGCTCGTGCTCCCGCCGAATCTCGGCCAGGTCCTGGCGCAGGCCGTCCCGCAGCGCCAGGAGCGCCCGTTCCAGGTCGGCCAGGTCGTCGGCGCCGTGGACCGCGAGCTCGGCGCCCAGGTCCCCCTCGGCCGCCCGGGCCGCGAACCGCGTCAGGGCCCCGATCCGGCGGGTCAGCGACCGGGAGAACCACCAGGCCAGCACCAGGGCCGCGGCCACCCCTCCGAGCGCGGCCAGCGCAACCCGCCGGCGCATCTCGGCCCGCACGTTCGCGACCGAGGCCAGGCTCTGGGCCGCCCGCACCACCGGCACCCCCGGCACCGCCACGTACAGGAGCGGCTCCCCGATCGAGGCGCTGCGACGCCGGGCCACCCCGGTCCGCCCTGCCAGGGCCTCGCGCACCTCGGGCCGGCCGGCGTGGTTCTCCATGGTGGCGGGATCCCGGTGGCTGTCGGCCAGCACGCGACCGTCCCCCGCGATCACGGTGAACCGCAGGCCGGTCCGGTCCGAGAGCTCCCGAACCCGTGCCCCCAGGAACTGGGCCGGCGCGGTCCGGAGGCCCTCGGCCGCGGCCCAGGCCACCCGCTCCAGATCCCGGGCCACCCGCCCCGTCTCCCACCGGGCCAGGAACCGGTCGCCCAGGAGCCCGGCGGCCGCCACGAACACGGCCAACACCACCGCGGACTGGAGGAACAGGCGGCCGGCGAGGGAGCGGGGCACGGCGCTCATCCCCTCGGGTTGAACCGGTACCCCGCGCCCCGCACGGTCTCGATCCACCGGGGCCGGGTCGGGTCGGGCTCGAGCCGGGCCCGCAGGCGCCGCACGTGCACGTCCACCGTGCGGGGGTCCACCACCACGTCCGGATCCCAGGCGTGCTGGAGCAGGGCCTCCCGGGAGTACACCCGGTTCGGGTGGGAGGCCAGGAACTCCAGCAGCCGGTACTCCTGGGGCGCGAGCTCGACCTCCTGCCCACCGCGCCACACCCGGCGGGCGCCCGGGTCGATCTCCAGCTCCCCGTGCCGGATCGGCCGCGCCCCGGCCTCCGGGTTCGCCGCCCGCTTCAGCACGGCCCGGACCCGGGCCACCAGCTCCCGGGGGCTGAACGGCTTGACCACGTAGTCGTCGGCCCCCAGTTCGAACCCGGCCAGGCGGTCGGGCTCGCCGCCCCGAGCCGTGAGCAGGATCACCGGCACCTCCCGGGTGGCGTCGCGGGAGCGCAGGATCCGGAGGACCTCGAACCCCTGCAGGTCGGGGAGCATGACGTCCAGCACCACCAGGTCCGGCCGGACCTCGGCCGCGGCCCGAAGGGCCTCGTGCCCCGTGAGGGCCTGGGCCGTCTCGAACCCTGCGGCCTCCAGGTTGTAGGCCACCAGGTCCACCAGGTCCTCTTCGTCGTCCACCACCAGGATGCGCATCGGCTCCCTCTTCGAGGCGGATCAGCCGCCCTCCCCTCCCGGCACGTGGGTGTGCCGGATGTCCTTGCCCTTGACCAGGTAGATCACCATCTCCGAGATGTTGGTGGCGTGGTCGGCGATCCGCTCCAGGTACCGGGCGATCAGGATCAGCCCCAGGGCTCGGGAGATGTTGGCCGGGTTCTCCATCATGTAGGTCAGCAGCTCCCGGAAGATCTGGTCGTTCAGGCGGTCCACCACGTCGTCGCTCTCGCACACCGCCTTGGCGGCGGCGGCGTCGCGCTGCACGTACGCGTCCAGGCTGCGCCGAACCATGTCGCGGGCGGCGTCCGCCATCCGGGGCAGGTCGATCAGGGGCTTGAGCGGCGGCTGATCCACCAGCTCCAGGACCCGCTCGCTCATGTTCACCGCCAGATCCCCGATCCGTTCCAGGTCGGTGGAGATCTTCAGCCCGGTGATGATCAGCCTGAGGTCCGTGGCCGCGGGCTGCCGCAGGGCCAGCAGCTCGATGCACCGCTCGTCGATCTCCACCTCGTACCGGTTGATCTCGTGGTCCCGGGCGATCACCCCCTGGGCCCGCTCGCCGTCCCGCTCCACCAGGGAGGCCATGGCGTCCTCGATGGCCTTCTCCACCAGCGCACCCATGCGCAGGATCTGCTGCTGGAGCCGCTCCAGCTCCGACTCGAACGCCTTGCTCGTGTGGGGTTTCATGATCCGACTCCGGAGGGGGCCCGAATCATCCGAACCGGCCGGTGATGTAGGCCTCGGTCTGCTCCTGGGCGGGGGAGGTGAAGATCGTCTGGGTTCGATCGTACTCCACGAGCCGACCCATGTAAAAAAAGCCCGTGTAATCGGAGACCCGCGCCGCCTGCTGCATGTTGTGGGTGACGATCACGATGGTGTAGCGCTCCTTGAGCTCGCCGATCAGGTCCTCGAGGCGGGCCGTGGAGATGGGGTCGAGGGCGCTGGCCGGCTCGTCCATGAGGAGCACCTCCGGCTCCACGGCCAGGGCCCGAGCGATGCACAGCCGCTGCTGCTGGCCCCCCGAGAGCTCCAGGGCGGACGACCGGAGCCGGTCCTTCACCTCGTCCCACAGCGAGGCCTTCCGGAGGGCGTCCTCCACGATCTCGGCCAGGCGGGCCTTGTCCCGGATGCCGTGGATGCGCGGCCCGTAGGCCACGTTGTCGAAGATGGACTTGGGAAAGGGGTTCCACCGCTGGAACACCATGCCCACCCGGCGGCGCAGGTCCACCACGTCGGTGGCAGGGGAGAGGATGTCCTCCCCGTCCAGCAAGATGCTGCCGCGGGTGCGGGCGCCCGGCACCAGATCGTTCATCCGGTTCAGGCACCGCAGGAACGTGCTCTTGCCGCACCCGGACGGCCCGATGAGGGCCGTGACCCGGTTCGACGGGATCCGGATCGAGATGCCGTGGAGGGCCTGCTTCGAGCCGTACCACACCTCGACGTTCTGGCAATCGATGCGTACCGGTTCGTCCATGAATCGTGCCTCTGCGGCGCTACCGGGCCGTCTCGAGCCGGCGGCGCATGCGGCTTCGCACGGCGAACGCCGTGAGGTTCAGGGTGAACACGAGCCCCACCAGCACCAGGGCCGTGCCGTAGGCGATGGGCCGGACCTTCTCCAGGGAGTGGTGCTGGGTGGACAGGATGTAGAGGTGATAGGGCAGGGCCATGAACTGATCGGAGAGGCTCGTGGGCGCGAACGGCAAGAAGAACGCCACCCCGGTGAACAGGATCGGCGCGGTCTCGCCGGCGGCCCGGCTGAGCCCCAGGATCGCGCCCGTGAGGATGCCGGGGAGGGCCGGCGGCAGCACCACCGTGCGCACGGCCTGCCACCGGGTGGCGCCCAGGGCCAGGGCGCCGTCCCGGTAGGCCCGGGGCACGCTCTTCAGGGCCTCCTCGCTGGCGGTGATGATCCACGGCAGGGTCAGCAGCCCCAGGGTGAGCCCGGCCGACAGGAGGCTGGTGCCCAGCCCCAGCAGATCCACGAACAGCACCACGCCGAACAGCCCGTACACGATGCTGGGCACGCCCGAGAGGTTCCGGATGGCCAGCCGGATCCAGCGGGTGGTCCGGTTGTCCGGGGCGTACTCCGTCAGGTAGATGGCCGCTCCCACCCCCAAGGGCAGCGAGAAGACCACGGTGAGCAGGCTCACCAGGGCCGTGCCCGCGATGGCCGGGAAGATGCCGCCTTGGGTCATGCCCTTGCGGGGCCGGTCGGTGAGGAACTCCCACCCCATCACCTGCCAGCCCTGGCGGGCGATGTGCACCAGAAAGAGCACCAGCACGGCCACCACCAGCACCGTGCTCAGCACCAGCCACGACCGCCCCAGGGCCGACCAGATCCGCTTCGCTCTCACTGGGCCCTCCTCCCCCGCCGGATGAACCCGTCGGCCACCCAGTTCACGGCGAACGAGATCACGAACAGGGCGAACCCCACCGCGAACAGGGCGAAGTAGTGGGCCGTGCCGTGGGGCACCTCGCCGAGCTCGATGGCGATGGTGGCCGTCATGGTCCGCACCGGCGACAGGAGCCCCGAGGGGAACGCCGGCGCGTTGCCCGTGGCCATGAGCACGGTCATGGTCTCGCCGATGGCCCGGCCCATGGCGAGCATCATCGCCGCCAGAATGCCGGGGGCCGCGGCGGACAGGGTGACCTTGACCAGGGTCTCCCAGGGGTTGGCCCCCAGGGCCAGGCTGGCCAGACGGTGGTCCCGGGGCACCGCCCGCAGGGCGTCCTCGGACAGGCTCACCGCCGTGGGCAGGGCCATGACCGTGAGCAGCACGGCCCCATTCAGGGCGGTGAGCCCGTTGGGCAGCCCGAACAGCCGCGCGATCGCCGGCCCCACCACCACGATGCCGATGAACCCCACCACCACGCTGGGAATCGCGGCCAGCATCTCCACGGCCGGCTTGAGCACCTCGCGGACCCGCGCGGGCGCGAACTCCGACAGGTACGCGGCCACCCCGATCCCCAGGGGCACGGTGAACGCCATCGCCCCGAGGGTGACCAGAAAGGTGGAGGCCACCATGGAGCCGATGCCGTACCTCGCCCCCTCCGGGCTCGTGGGGTCCCACCGGGCCGTGGTGAGGAACTCCCAGATCGGGACCTCGCGGAAGGCCCGGGCGCCCTGCCACAGGAGCAGCACGAAGATCCCGGCCAGCACGAGGACCGAGGTGTACCCGCACAGGGCGAGAACCCCTTCCATCAGGCGTTCCCCCGCCCGGAAGCGGCGACGGGTCACGGTCATCGAATCTCTCATGCGGATCTCGGTCGTTGGTCGTTGGTCGATTGGGCCTTCAGCCCGCTGGAAGGGTCAAAGGCTAGAACGCTAGAAAGCTGGGAAGCTGGAAGCCTGAAAACCTCTTTCATCTCCCAGCAGTTGCGCAGGGTTACGCCAAAGTCTGGTGGGCATGGGGTCTACCGGAGAGCCGGGCGCGGCTCCTATGTTCGCCGCGCAGTGCCTCCGGCGTCCGGACCGCGAAAGGGTACCCATTCCCCACCGCCGTGATGAAACCAACTCCCGTGTCTTGTGCCTGCGCGGCGAATCTCAACGCGCGGCTTCGCGCCCGGCCGGAGGTAGGCCCCATGCCCTCCACGCAACGCTCGGGCCGACGCTTACGCGATGTTTGCGGCCGCCGAATCCGCAAGGGCATGGGGCCTGGTGAATCGCCGGGCGGGAGTGTACCAAGGGAATGTTACGGGAAGGTTACGACCGTGTTGCGAAACGATGACATCCCCGGCCCGCTGGGCGTCTGGCGATCTTCACGAACCCGTCATCGTTTCGTAACCCGGCCGTAACATCGGCCGGGTACCATGGCCACCGTGGAAGACGAACAAACCCCATCCGAAGAGGAAAGGAGACGAGCCCCATGCGCACCCTCACAGCCCTGCTCACCCTCACCGCCGTGGCCGTGGCCGGCCCTGCCCTGGCGGGGCGTAAGATGGTCCAGGTCAAAGGATCCGACACCCTGGTGAACCTGGCCCAGGCCTGGGCCGAGGCGTTCCTGGACGAGACCGGTCAGTTCGTGGCCGTGACCGGCGGCGGCTCCGGCACCGGCATCGCGGCCCTCATCGACGGTCGGGCCGACATCGCGGACGCCTCGCGTCGGATCAAGCCCAAGGAGATCGAGCTGGCCCGGAAGAACGGGGTGGAGCCCGTGGAGTTCGCCGTGGCGGTGGACGGCCTGTGCGTCATCGTAAGCGACCAGAACCCCATCGACGCCCTCACCGTGGACGAGGTGGGGCGGCTGTTCCGGGGCGAGCTCAAGAACTGGAAGGCCCTGGGCGGCCCCGACCGGCCGGTGACCCTGTACGGCCGGCAGTCCAACTCGGGCACCTACGTGTTCTTCCAGGAGCACGTGCTGGGCAACCGGGACTACGCCCAGACCATGAACCGCATGAACGGAAACGCCCAGATCCTGGAGGCCGTGGCCCGGGACGCTTCGGCGGTGGGCTACGTGGGCATCGGCTACGTGGTGGACGAGCACGGCAACGTCCGCAAGGGCATCAAGCCCCTCAAGATCAAGACCGCCTCGGGAGAGGCCCTGAGCCCCCTGGATCGGGAGGCCGTGAAGGCCGGCCGCTACCCCTTGGCCCGGGCCCTGTACCAGTACACCAACGGCACCCCCCGCGGCGTGGTGGCCGAGCTCCTGAAGTTCGAGCTGTCGGAAGCCGGCCAGAGGATCGCGGAGGAGCAAGGGTTCTACCCCGTGGGCGGGGAACTCCTCGAAAAGAACCGGAAAGCCCTGGGCGAGTAGCCGGTTCCCGCCCACAACCGAGCCCTCGAACGAAGGCCCCGCCACGGCGGGGCCTTCGTCGTCTGTCAACCTGGCGCCTGAACAGACGCGCTCTGGGGGGCATGAAGCCTGCCGGGGTACCGGGCGCGGCGAGTCTCGCGCCCGGGCGGAAGCAGGTCCCCTGTCCCGGCGTCGAAAAGGCGCACCACGCTTGCTGTCGGTTCGACAACCGCACCCCGCCTCAGAGGGCGGCCCTCCCCCGCTCTCCGGTGCGGATGCGGATCGCGTCGTGCACCGGGCTCACGAACACCTTGCCATCACCGATCTTGCCGGTGCGGGCCGCGGCCACGATGGCGTCGGCCACGGCTGCGGCCATGGGCTCCTCCACCACCACCTCCACCTTCACCTTCGGCACGAAGTCCACCGTGTACTCTGCACCACGGTAGAGCTCCGAGTGCCCCTTCTGTCGGCCAAACCCCCGGACCTCGGTCACGGTGATCCCCCGCACCCCGAGGTCGTGGAGGGCATCTTTCACGGCATCGAGCCGGAAGGGTTTGAAAATCGCCTCGATCTTTCGCATGGGACCGATCTCCTCTCCTCGTTCGTTTCGTCACCGATGGGTTCGAGCGGTCGAGGGCCCGGTCGCCGCCGCCACGCACAGGGCCTTCTGCCGCTCGTTCCCCACTCCTTACACGAACCGTGCCAGGCCGGCACGGCCTCGGCCCACCTCCCTGGCGGAACGAGGCGAAACGGGGAATCTCCGTAAAAAACACAATTGTCCCAAAGAAACGCAGCGCTACATTTTTGTCTGATACGACACTCAACGGTCCGATTTTGTCTCACGATCCCCCACCCCGCCCTCCTCTCCGAGAGAAGAAAACCAAAGACATCTCAATGTGTTACACCGTATACCTCTCCAAGACGGACCGGCTGGCACGCCTCTGGCACGGGGCCCTCGGTGTCGCCGCCGCGACAAGGACCCCAACCAGCAAAGGAGACGGTACGATGAAACACGCGATCCGAAGGCTTTCCTCCGCAGGGCTTTTCGCCCTCGTTCTCACCGGGGCGGCGTGGGCAGCCGACGAGCCCCTCACCGCCGATGTGGTGCAGACCCATCTCAACTACGTGTGGACCCTGGTGGCCGCCTTCCTCGTGTTCTTCATGCAAGCGGGGTTCGCCATGGTGGAGGCCGGGTTCACCCGGGCCAAGAACGTGTGCAACATCCTGATGAAGAACTTCATGGACTTCGGGATGGGAGCGCTCGCCTTCTTCTTCGTCGGGTTCGGGCTCATGTTCGGGCTGTCGAACGGCTGGATCGGGACCTCTGGGTTCATGCTCCGCGATTTCGCCGTGGATGGGGACCCGTGGGTGTATGCCTTTTTCATGTTCCAGGTGGTGTTTGCGGCCACCGCCGCCACCATCGTGTCGGGCGCCGTGGCGGAACGGATGAAGTTCAGCGGGTACCTCGTGTTCAGCGCCCTCATGACCGCGATCGTCTACCCGGTGTTCGGCAGTTGGGCCTGGGGCAGCTTGTACAAAGGTGGCGGCTGGCTC
This is a stretch of genomic DNA from Deferrisoma camini S3R1. It encodes these proteins:
- a CDS encoding ABC transporter ATP-binding protein, coding for MIRAEGLTVRFGGFVLRSIDLAVAPGESFFVLGPSGAGKTLLLEALLGIRRPQAGRVLLDGRDATDLPPEARNVAYVPQDLALFPHLSVRENILFGLRARGQRVSGVEERLRHWVELLDLGRVIEREDVRTLSGGERQRVALARALVTEPRVIFLDEPFSALDAALRRRLQVEFRHLQRRLGVTVVQVTHDPEEAFLMADRMAILMAGRIEQTGRPAELYNRPANLRVARFLMLQNLFPATAGPVGDDGYQRLRIHGLARELLAAPDPRFPEGAPVVVGIRPEEVILVPPDRPPAPERQKNLLRAEILEWVDLGHSRLLRLRVESLTLDAWLNIRAAREYPMEPGRKVWCHVRPWSFCLLPPETPDG
- a CDS encoding TRAP transporter large permease, which encodes MSPMAVGVAGILVLVACFFTGMPVAYVMTLIGVAGFGYMVNPAAALNLTARDIWGVFTSEGLTVIPLFILMGQIAYNAGISRRLYDCAYKVLGGARGGLAAATVAACTAFGTVCGSSPATAATMAVVGLPEMRRYGYDPGLAAGSVAAGGGLGMLMPPSVLLIVYGILTEQSIGALFVAGVVPALYMTLWFLGAIWVYCRRHPDHAPAGERLPWRVRLLSLLELWETLLVFVLVMSGLFLGFFTPTEAGAVGAFLILVLALVRRQISWPGIVKSLYETVRTSCMVLLLIAGATIFGHFLAVTRLPFELASWVGGLPLPGWLIMAAIVGIYLVAGCFIDAMALVMLTIPIFAPIVTDLGYDLIWFGVIIVLVGQMGVITPPVGINVYVVNGVARDIPLQTIFRGVMPFLIALVLGTLSLIALPGIITFLPRLMYQ
- a CDS encoding TRAP transporter small permease — its product is MARDLVQKVTEAANALSAACLAGMMLLTCADVVGRALGRPVLGAVEVTGMLASMALAFSMPYAHRARAHVGVELVVMRLGERPRAAVDLVTGSVGTALFFVIGVQMWEYGTTMRRAGEVSMTLRIPTYPVIYLIAVAFFLFALVYGLDVIASVRKVIGRSQGDAP
- a CDS encoding TRAP transporter substrate-binding protein produces the protein MRNRFRAAWIPVALVLWFPVAAWAGVTLTYSNLFPPSHVHSKLAEAWCKEIEKRTNGEVTFQYFPGQTLTKGKQAYDGVVSGISDVALSLFGYTPGRFPVMEAVDLPFGYPNAKAATEAINEVYRQLRPKELDDVKVLYLHAHGPGLLNSRSKAVRSLEDLRGLKFRATGFAAKIVKALGGTPVAMPMPETYQALSKGVVDGGLFPMEALRGWRLGEVVKYTTLNYSMAYTSGFFVVMNKDKWNALSDKAKKVIDQVSQEWIAKTAAAWDQIDEEGRKYYLEKQGGHLVELSPNEAARWKRAVEPVIEEYVKEKEARGLPGRKAVEIVRTVLKKYQ
- a CDS encoding ATP-binding protein, with the protein product MSAVPRSLAGRLFLQSAVVLAVFVAAAGLLGDRFLARWETGRVARDLERVAWAAAEGLRTAPAQFLGARVRELSDRTGLRFTVIAGDGRVLADSHRDPATMENHAGRPEVREALAGRTGVARRRSASIGEPLLYVAVPGVPVVRAAQSLASVANVRAEMRRRVALAALGGVAAALVLAWWFSRSLTRRIGALTRFAARAAEGDLGAELAVHGADDLADLERALLALRDGLRQDLAEIRREHERLQALLEHLPDGVLVLGGDGRVRLANPAARHILRLGDDPTAHTGPEVLRHPDLLEALDRWSRHPEAAAEPVAVDWPDPPCRLLVRFVPFPDEAGRPGTLVVLRDVTRQHELERMRTDFVANLGHELRTPLTAIRGAAETLRHTALGDPKAALRFVEAIHRNALRLEALLRDVSDLARIEAGGAPVRLAPLDAREPVRQVVEMFRAEAEKAGVNLEARVPPAEVPADLDTDKVESILVNLVQNGVRYTPRGGRVWAEVSADADTVTFAVEDTGIGIPDHEIPRVTERFYRVDPARSRATGGTGLGLAIVKHLAELLGGGLRIESRPGHGTRVTVTLPRHPPPS
- a CDS encoding winged helix-turn-helix domain-containing protein: MRILVVDDEEDLVDLVAYNLEAAGFETAQALTGHEALRAAAEVRPDLVVLDVMLPDLQGFEVLRILRSRDATREVPVILLTARGGEPDRLAGFELGADDYVVKPFSPRELVARVRAVLKRAANPEAGARPIRHGELEIDPGARRVWRGGQEVELAPQEYRLLEFLASHPNRVYSREALLQHAWDPDVVVDPRTVDVHVRRLRARLEPDPTRPRWIETVRGAGYRFNPRG
- the phoU gene encoding phosphate signaling complex protein PhoU, with the protein product MKPHTSKAFESELERLQQQILRMGALVEKAIEDAMASLVERDGERAQGVIARDHEINRYEVEIDERCIELLALRQPAATDLRLIITGLKISTDLERIGDLAVNMSERVLELVDQPPLKPLIDLPRMADAARDMVRRSLDAYVQRDAAAAKAVCESDDVVDRLNDQIFRELLTYMMENPANISRALGLILIARYLERIADHATNISEMVIYLVKGKDIRHTHVPGGEGG